In Streptomyces violaceusniger Tu 4113, one DNA window encodes the following:
- a CDS encoding sensor histidine kinase, with protein MISEFRSRFRSRFRFRHLWLGLVGVSLVVLVVLEGLNAPYPPMAAATMVSGVLCLAAFAVPERLFVRYAIGAAAVSCVLTLVEAQLPQRPENTPGMVELGVLLLLITRAVRRCRPLRAAGPVAGSALAAVVLPLRIAVWDGDLLNLIAVMAVCTVPFMVMVGLCLRLYDTLRERDREAVRQGQRLEHARELHDFVAHHVTAIVAQTKAARFTAAAGHTQSTEDLDRMLAQIERAGSQALGSMRAMVSSLRDHTTASATTRPTGDPAGLPGLRGLRDLTEEFSEVGPPAELTLAPQLADRPLPPGILTTVHRVVQESLTNVRKHATGVGRVEVRIGVRPGATERLEVSVVDDGEGGASPAAERSVEGSGYGLVGLAERVEKVDGRITAGPRDGGGWHVVAVLPLNKADKADKAYKANTVDSTDAATLGKAAPNVTSPG; from the coding sequence ATGATCTCCGAGTTCCGGTCCCGCTTCCGGTCCCGATTCCGTTTCCGGCACCTGTGGCTGGGCCTGGTCGGCGTCAGTCTGGTCGTCCTCGTGGTCCTGGAGGGGCTGAACGCGCCGTATCCGCCGATGGCCGCGGCGACGATGGTGTCCGGGGTGCTGTGCCTGGCCGCGTTCGCCGTGCCGGAACGCCTCTTCGTGCGCTACGCCATCGGCGCGGCGGCCGTCTCCTGCGTGCTGACCTTGGTGGAGGCGCAACTGCCCCAGCGTCCCGAGAACACACCGGGCATGGTGGAGCTGGGTGTGCTGCTGCTGCTCATCACCCGCGCCGTGCGGCGCTGCCGGCCCCTGCGAGCGGCCGGGCCGGTCGCAGGATCCGCACTCGCCGCCGTGGTTCTTCCCCTGCGGATCGCGGTGTGGGACGGCGACCTCCTGAATCTGATCGCCGTCATGGCGGTCTGCACCGTGCCGTTCATGGTGATGGTGGGGCTGTGCCTGCGCCTGTACGACACGCTGCGGGAGCGGGATCGCGAGGCCGTCCGGCAGGGCCAACGCCTGGAGCACGCACGGGAGTTGCACGATTTCGTGGCCCACCACGTCACGGCGATCGTCGCGCAGACCAAGGCCGCGCGCTTCACGGCCGCGGCCGGTCACACCCAGTCCACGGAGGACCTGGACCGGATGCTCGCCCAGATCGAGCGGGCCGGATCCCAGGCGCTGGGGTCGATGCGCGCCATGGTCTCCAGCCTGCGGGACCACACCACCGCCTCCGCCACGACCCGGCCCACGGGCGATCCGGCGGGGCTGCCCGGTCTGCGCGGTCTGCGCGACCTCACCGAGGAGTTCTCCGAGGTGGGGCCGCCCGCCGAGCTGACCCTCGCCCCGCAACTCGCCGACCGGCCGCTACCGCCCGGCATCCTCACCACCGTCCACCGCGTGGTGCAGGAGTCGCTGACCAACGTGCGCAAGCACGCCACCGGGGTCGGCCGGGTCGAGGTGCGGATCGGTGTGCGGCCCGGCGCCACGGAGCGACTGGAGGTGTCGGTCGTCGACGATGGGGAGGGTGGCGCCTCGCCCGCCGCCGAGCGGTCGGTCGAGGGGAGCGGCTACGGTCTGGTCGGTCTGGCCGAGCGGGTCGAGAAGGTCGACGGGCGTATCACGGCCGGGCCGCGCGACGGTGGCGGCTGGCACGTCGTGGCGGTCCTCCCGCTGAACAAGGCAGACAAGGCAGACAAGGCATACAAGGCGAACACGGTGGACAGCACGGACGCGGCGACCCTGGGCAAGGCGGCCCCGAACGTGACCTCCCCCGGCTGA
- a CDS encoding ABC transporter permease produces MFRTALRTLRSHRLRFAMPALAVVLGVAFVTGSLLYGDSVQAAVSRAHSNSQPDASVSITADASAADPAEVHPLDDTLLRRLRALPSAAAARGVVEGRSFLVGSDGTLVGDLYQAAGVNYVPDNGGKDVRYPLTAGHGPRGATEIAVDRRTAERGGYRVGARVRIVVGGTARDARLVGVFTAHDSRVDSGGTLTAFDTATAQRHFAPAPNGYSAVTLTAADGTSDAQLAQQAQKLLPSGLRAVTRADLEAGSASEGDSDKLTTLLLSFAGIALFVSTFLVANTFTMLSAARAREHALLRAVGATRNHVLRMVLAEAALVGTAASAIGYGLGIGAANLLGSLFDASGTGSATVQAWSAKPLLAAFAVGIGVTVLAAYVPARRAAAVPPVAALRTVQPSTAASLRRRNTIGLIVTACGALLVAAAVGEPNLLFGAAPLLLVGLIALTPLLALGVTGLLRSPLTRLAGIRGKLAVENARRNPRRTAATATTLMIGLTMVTAVTVTVASVNRFDEQEVDSSMTSDLRITAVDFGEIGEDTAARVGRLADAEAVTPVIHTYLDIPRKTSLDVTAVNPAAVERAASLSVREGSLHRLGHGIAVTEKLAAARGWRLGSRVSGTFTGSSTRTPGTPTSLPVVAIYDGPDDLSPALVSDRALPRPAGAEDRPSIASVLVKAAPGRTAALREEIRHTLDNPALLVQDRADALAAATARTAPFLKIMYAMLSVTVLIGALGVVNTMGMAVFERVREIGLLRAIGLDRAGVGSVLRLESVTISLFGSALGVVAGTAIGAAAVLGQEAVPLVIPWDRASLFFVASAAIGVLASLWPGRQAARLPMLEAIGADTE; encoded by the coding sequence ATGTTCCGCACCGCCCTGCGCACCCTCCGATCCCATCGGCTCCGTTTCGCGATGCCCGCCCTCGCCGTCGTGCTCGGCGTGGCCTTCGTGACCGGGTCGCTGCTCTACGGCGACTCCGTCCAAGCGGCCGTAAGCCGCGCACACTCCAACTCCCAGCCGGATGCGTCCGTCTCGATCACCGCGGACGCTTCTGCCGCGGACCCCGCTGAAGTACACCCGCTCGATGACACGCTTCTGCGGCGGCTGCGGGCGCTGCCGTCGGCGGCCGCGGCGCGCGGTGTGGTGGAGGGCCGCTCGTTCCTCGTCGGCTCCGACGGCACTCTGGTGGGCGATCTGTACCAGGCCGCCGGCGTCAACTATGTGCCCGACAACGGCGGCAAGGACGTCCGCTATCCGCTCACCGCGGGCCACGGCCCCCGTGGCGCCACCGAGATCGCCGTCGACCGGCGGACCGCCGAGCGCGGCGGGTACCGGGTGGGTGCCAGGGTGCGCATCGTCGTGGGCGGGACGGCCCGCGACGCGCGGCTGGTCGGCGTCTTCACCGCCCATGACAGCCGTGTGGACTCCGGAGGTACGCTCACCGCCTTCGACACCGCCACCGCACAACGGCACTTCGCCCCCGCGCCGAACGGCTACTCGGCGGTCACCCTGACCGCCGCCGACGGCACCTCGGATGCGCAACTCGCCCAGCAGGCACAGAAGTTGCTGCCGTCCGGGCTGCGGGCGGTCACCCGCGCGGATCTGGAGGCCGGATCCGCCTCCGAGGGGGACTCGGACAAGCTCACCACACTGCTGCTGAGCTTCGCCGGTATCGCCCTGTTCGTCTCCACCTTCCTGGTCGCCAACACCTTCACCATGCTCAGCGCGGCCCGTGCCCGGGAACACGCGCTGCTGCGGGCGGTCGGCGCCACCAGGAACCATGTGCTGCGGATGGTCCTGGCCGAGGCCGCCCTGGTCGGCACGGCCGCCTCGGCCATCGGTTACGGGCTGGGCATCGGTGCCGCGAACCTGCTGGGCAGCCTGTTCGACGCCTCCGGTACGGGGAGCGCCACCGTGCAGGCGTGGTCCGCCAAGCCGCTTCTCGCGGCCTTCGCCGTCGGCATCGGCGTCACCGTCCTCGCCGCCTACGTCCCGGCCCGCCGGGCGGCGGCCGTACCGCCCGTGGCGGCGCTGCGGACCGTCCAGCCGTCCACCGCCGCCTCACTGCGCCGCCGCAACACCATCGGGCTGATCGTCACCGCGTGTGGAGCGCTGCTGGTCGCCGCCGCCGTCGGCGAGCCGAACCTCCTCTTCGGCGCCGCGCCCCTGCTGCTGGTCGGCCTGATCGCCCTCACCCCGCTGCTCGCCCTGGGGGTCACCGGACTGCTGCGCTCCCCGCTGACCCGGCTCGCGGGCATCCGGGGCAAGCTGGCGGTGGAGAACGCCCGCCGCAATCCACGGCGTACGGCGGCCACGGCGACCACCCTGATGATCGGTCTGACGATGGTCACCGCCGTCACCGTGACTGTCGCCTCCGTGAACCGCTTCGACGAGCAGGAGGTGGACAGCTCCATGACCTCGGACCTGCGGATCACGGCCGTCGACTTCGGGGAGATCGGCGAGGACACGGCGGCCCGGGTGGGGCGGCTCGCCGACGCCGAGGCCGTCACACCCGTCATCCACACCTACCTCGACATCCCCCGCAAGACGTCCCTGGACGTCACCGCGGTCAACCCCGCCGCGGTGGAACGCGCGGCGTCGCTGTCCGTCCGCGAGGGGTCGCTGCACCGCCTCGGCCATGGCATCGCCGTCACCGAGAAGCTCGCCGCCGCCCGCGGCTGGCGGCTCGGCTCCCGCGTCAGCGGCACCTTCACCGGCTCGAGCACGCGTACGCCGGGCACCCCGACGAGCCTGCCCGTCGTGGCGATCTACGACGGCCCGGACGACCTGAGCCCCGCCCTCGTCTCCGACCGCGCCCTGCCGCGTCCGGCCGGCGCCGAGGACCGGCCGAGCATCGCTTCGGTCCTGGTCAAGGCCGCCCCCGGCCGTACCGCCGCGCTCCGGGAGGAGATCCGGCACACCCTGGACAACCCGGCGCTGCTCGTCCAGGACCGCGCCGACGCGCTGGCCGCCGCCACCGCGCGGACCGCGCCGTTCCTCAAGATCATGTACGCCATGCTCAGCGTCACCGTGCTGATCGGCGCCCTCGGAGTGGTCAACACGATGGGCATGGCCGTCTTCGAGCGGGTGCGGGAGATCGGACTTCTGCGGGCCATCGGGCTGGACCGCGCCGGTGTGGGATCGGTGCTGCGCCTGGAGTCGGTGACCATCTCGCTCTTCGGCTCCGCGCTCGGTGTCGTCGCCGGTACGGCCATCGGCGCGGCGGCCGTCCTCGGCCAGGAGGCCGTTCCACTCGTCATCCCCTGGGACCGGGCATCCCTCTTCTTCGTCGCGAGCGCCGCGATCGGTGTTCTCGCCTCGCTCTGGCCGGGGCGCCAGGCCGCCCGCCTCCCGATGCTGGAGGCCATCGGCGCGGACACCGAATGA
- a CDS encoding HD domain-containing protein gives MILPTVDEVRALHEKYAPTRGALDLVYTHCEIVCHIAEQLMARAGLRLDASLVRAGALLHDIGVYRLYDPTGRLDEGNYIRHGVLGHEILRQEGFPEPLCRFCSRHTGVGITRDDIRAQKLDLPPADYTADTTEEQLVMYADKFHSKTSPPKFLTADSYATYVRRFGSDKVDAFQLLRERFGEPDLTSLQARYGHPLA, from the coding sequence GTGATTCTGCCGACCGTCGACGAGGTGCGTGCGCTGCACGAGAAGTACGCGCCGACGCGTGGGGCCCTGGATCTCGTGTACACCCACTGCGAGATCGTCTGCCACATCGCGGAGCAGCTCATGGCGCGCGCCGGGCTACGGCTCGACGCCTCCCTCGTCCGCGCCGGGGCGCTGCTCCACGACATCGGTGTGTACCGGCTCTACGACCCCACGGGCCGGCTCGACGAGGGCAACTACATCCGCCACGGAGTCCTCGGCCACGAGATTCTCCGCCAGGAAGGCTTTCCGGAGCCCCTGTGCCGCTTCTGCTCCCGCCACACGGGCGTCGGCATCACCCGGGACGACATCCGCGCGCAGAAACTGGATCTCCCTCCGGCCGACTACACGGCCGACACCACCGAGGAGCAACTGGTGATGTACGCGGACAAGTTCCACAGCAAGACCTCGCCACCGAAGTTCCTCACCGCCGACTCCTACGCCACCTATGTACGGAGATTCGGCAGCGACAAGGTCGATGCGTTCCAGCTCCTGCGTGAGCGGTTCGGCGAGCCCGACCTCACGTCCCTCCAGGCGCGGTACGGCCACCCGCTGGCCTGA
- a CDS encoding response regulator transcription factor has protein sequence MRDMTIQVLIADDQEMVRAAFRMILDSQPDMRVVAQAATGVEAVEQARRLRPDVCLLDIRMPELDGLEATRLLAGPEVPDPLNVLIATTFDLDEYVYRALRNGACGFLLKDGAPGLLTEAVRAAASGNSLISPSVTVRLLAHMGPHRDRSAPSDARPVSRRRGRPEDLIEPLTQREREVVRRVARGRTNEEVAVDLHVTLSTVKTHLGNVQRKLAARNRVEIAAWAWEHGMVDQSSPSGGG, from the coding sequence ATGCGTGACATGACGATCCAGGTGCTCATCGCCGACGACCAGGAGATGGTCCGGGCCGCCTTCCGCATGATTCTCGACTCCCAGCCGGATATGCGGGTGGTCGCCCAGGCGGCGACCGGTGTCGAGGCGGTCGAGCAGGCCCGCCGGCTGCGGCCCGACGTCTGCCTCCTGGACATCCGCATGCCCGAGCTGGACGGTCTGGAGGCCACCCGGCTCCTCGCCGGGCCCGAAGTGCCGGACCCCCTCAACGTCCTCATCGCCACCACCTTCGACCTCGATGAGTACGTCTACCGGGCGCTGCGCAACGGCGCGTGCGGCTTTCTGCTCAAGGACGGCGCGCCCGGCCTGCTCACCGAAGCGGTGCGGGCCGCGGCCTCGGGCAACTCGCTGATCTCCCCGTCGGTGACCGTCCGCCTGCTCGCGCACATGGGACCCCACCGCGACCGGTCGGCCCCCTCCGATGCCCGTCCGGTCAGCCGGCGGAGGGGCCGGCCGGAGGATCTGATCGAGCCGCTGACCCAGCGTGAACGCGAGGTGGTCCGGCGGGTCGCCCGCGGCCGTACCAATGAGGAAGTGGCCGTCGATCTGCATGTCACCCTGTCCACGGTCAAGACCCACCTCGGCAACGTCCAGCGCAAACTGGCCGCCCGCAACCGCGTCGAGATCGCGGCCTGGGCCTGGGAGCACGGCATGGTGGACCAGTCCTCGCCGAGTGGCGGAGGGTGA
- a CDS encoding serine/threonine-protein kinase → MAEAGDKVADRYLLQEPIGRGGMGIVWRAHDELLDRQVAVKCARPDDDRAALRLTNEARNAARLHHPHIVSVFDFVEEAEVCWIVMEYVSGGSLADLVRDRGALTPEEAGAIGCQIATGLAKSHAEGVVHGDVTPENVLITEDGVAKLTDFGISRALWSEATMTRTGGVRGKPPYLPPEVARGDAADRKSDVFSLGATLYAAIEGRSPYGEASHPMAYVARAIEGYIETPHRAGPLLDPLTALLNVEPKRRPAADQAARLLRRVAPSSPHLEHIEDTYEDPHDGDTLDRTPFTMRLLPPSARGAWRRPSRRVVITATAVGTAAALVAWAALFGPWDGGHSDESGRSGQDGGRGASGTGDSLSQAGRAGTVGDARTADPCKLLNAASLSRFGETVIDPDYGEVDRCDVLLHGESGDDIADVQLNFDADPPEPGGDAPTRRIGNVTVGAFQREGDECVRNIASADRKQIWIITERLDTPAPDPCQLGDAATDYAISVLDRGQVPRRSGQPVASSLVREHACRLLDGDELQRIAGVRVKNRDPGFGDWRCEWADGSDDSGVELEFTRDNDFSPEDGQRAEIDGKSSSVSPEEWDDDSCLVRMLHRSYRNYLGDDTVELMSVNVYGPKPTKKLCQTAKALAATAAKKLPSS, encoded by the coding sequence ATGGCGGAGGCCGGTGACAAGGTCGCCGACCGATATCTCCTCCAGGAGCCCATCGGGAGAGGCGGAATGGGCATCGTCTGGCGGGCCCACGATGAGCTGCTGGACCGCCAGGTCGCGGTGAAGTGTGCCCGTCCGGACGACGACCGCGCGGCGCTGCGACTCACCAACGAGGCACGCAACGCCGCACGGCTGCACCATCCGCATATCGTCTCGGTGTTCGACTTCGTGGAAGAGGCCGAGGTCTGCTGGATCGTCATGGAATACGTGTCCGGGGGCAGCCTCGCGGACCTGGTGCGCGACCGTGGTGCGCTCACCCCGGAGGAAGCGGGCGCCATCGGCTGCCAGATCGCCACCGGGCTGGCGAAGTCGCATGCCGAGGGCGTGGTGCACGGCGATGTCACGCCGGAGAACGTTCTGATCACCGAGGACGGGGTCGCCAAGCTCACCGACTTCGGCATCTCCCGGGCGCTGTGGAGCGAGGCCACCATGACCCGGACGGGCGGGGTGCGCGGCAAACCGCCGTATCTGCCGCCCGAGGTGGCCAGGGGAGACGCGGCCGACCGGAAGTCCGATGTCTTCTCCCTGGGCGCGACGCTCTACGCGGCGATCGAGGGACGGTCCCCGTACGGCGAGGCATCGCACCCCATGGCCTATGTGGCGCGGGCCATCGAGGGCTATATCGAGACCCCGCACCGGGCCGGTCCGCTGCTGGACCCGCTCACCGCGCTGCTGAACGTGGAGCCGAAGCGGCGCCCCGCCGCCGATCAGGCCGCACGGCTGCTGCGGCGGGTCGCCCCGTCGTCCCCCCACCTCGAACACATCGAGGACACTTACGAGGACCCGCACGACGGCGACACGCTCGACCGCACCCCTTTCACGATGCGGCTGCTGCCGCCATCGGCCCGAGGGGCGTGGCGCCGCCCGAGCCGCCGGGTGGTGATCACCGCGACCGCGGTGGGCACCGCCGCGGCCCTGGTCGCCTGGGCCGCCCTCTTCGGCCCCTGGGACGGCGGGCACTCCGACGAGAGCGGACGGTCCGGGCAGGACGGCGGGCGTGGCGCCTCCGGTACGGGCGACTCGCTGTCACAGGCGGGACGGGCCGGCACCGTGGGCGACGCGCGGACGGCCGACCCCTGCAAGCTGCTCAACGCCGCATCGCTCAGCCGCTTCGGCGAGACCGTCATCGACCCGGACTACGGCGAGGTCGATCGATGCGATGTCCTGCTGCACGGCGAAAGCGGCGATGACATCGCCGACGTCCAGCTCAACTTCGACGCCGACCCGCCGGAGCCGGGCGGCGACGCGCCCACCCGAAGGATCGGCAACGTCACCGTCGGCGCGTTCCAGCGCGAGGGGGACGAGTGCGTGCGGAACATCGCCTCCGCCGACCGGAAGCAGATCTGGATCATCACCGAGCGGCTGGACACCCCGGCGCCCGACCCGTGCCAACTGGGTGACGCCGCCACCGACTACGCGATCAGCGTGCTGGACCGCGGCCAGGTCCCTCGGCGCTCGGGGCAGCCGGTCGCGAGCTCCCTGGTCCGCGAACACGCATGCCGGCTGCTGGACGGCGACGAGCTCCAGCGGATCGCCGGTGTGCGGGTGAAGAACCGCGACCCGGGCTTCGGGGACTGGCGGTGCGAGTGGGCGGACGGCTCGGACGACTCCGGAGTGGAGCTGGAGTTCACCCGGGACAATGATTTCTCCCCGGAAGACGGGCAGCGGGCGGAGATCGACGGGAAGTCCAGCTCCGTGTCCCCGGAGGAGTGGGACGACGACTCATGCCTCGTCCGGATGCTGCACCGCTCGTACCGCAACTACCTCGGTGACGACACCGTCGAGTTGATGTCGGTGAACGTCTACGGGCCGAAGCCCACCAAAAAGCTCTGCCAGACCGCCAAGGCGCTCGCCGCCACGGCCGCGAAGAAACTCCCGAGCTCATGA
- a CDS encoding alpha-ketoglutarate-dependent dioxygenase AlkB produces the protein MGTYLQGSLFDQTEDIGLGSLRGMRRTELGSGVWIDLLPGWLRGADDLFSRLVAEVPWKAERRHMYEQVVDVPRLLAFYGAEDPLPHPVLSEAREALSTYYATELGEPFTTAGLCYYRDGRDSVAWHGDRIGRGRTEDTLVAILSVGAPRDLLLRPRGGGSAMRRPLGHGDLLVMGGSCQRTWEHAIPKSSRATGPRISIQFRPSGVG, from the coding sequence ATGGGTACGTACCTCCAGGGCTCGCTCTTCGACCAGACCGAGGACATCGGTCTCGGCTCGCTGCGCGGGATGCGCAGGACCGAGCTCGGGTCCGGGGTCTGGATCGATCTGCTGCCCGGGTGGCTGAGGGGAGCGGACGACCTGTTCTCCCGCCTCGTCGCCGAGGTCCCCTGGAAGGCCGAGCGGCGGCACATGTACGAGCAGGTGGTGGACGTCCCGCGGCTGCTCGCGTTCTACGGCGCCGAGGACCCGCTGCCGCACCCCGTCCTGTCCGAGGCCCGGGAGGCGCTCTCCACGTACTACGCCACCGAGCTGGGGGAGCCGTTCACCACGGCCGGGCTGTGCTACTACCGCGACGGCCGGGACAGCGTGGCCTGGCACGGCGACCGCATCGGCCGCGGCAGAACCGAGGACACCCTGGTCGCCATCCTCTCCGTGGGCGCGCCCCGGGACCTGCTGCTCCGCCCGCGTGGTGGCGGCAGCGCCATGCGACGGCCGCTCGGCCACGGCGATCTGCTGGTGATGGGCGGCTCCTGCCAGCGGACCTGGGAACACGCGATCCCCAAATCCTCCCGCGCCACCGGCCCACGGATCAGCATCCAGTTCCGCCCCAGCGGCGTGGGGTGA
- a CDS encoding glycoside hydrolase family protein, whose product MRGIRALAVLLAVLTLLTAGSQAGATGAATAAAKKKGVSAWNFNGVTAAMSDAKVGWFYTWASGREQINAPAGVEFVPMIWGPGSVTDAELDRAKSEGTTLLGFNEPDMAGQANMTVEQALDLWPRLQSTGMRLGAPAVAYGGDVAGGWLDRFMKGAADRGHTVDFIPLHWYGADFDPTRATDQLRSYLQATYDRYKKPIWLTEYALIDFSTGTPRYPTPDQQAAFVTKSTAMLQGLSFVERYAWFTLSADRGGTGLYNGATPNQAGVAYRAAG is encoded by the coding sequence ATGCGCGGGATACGCGCTCTGGCCGTACTGCTGGCGGTGCTGACCCTGCTGACCGCGGGCAGTCAGGCGGGCGCCACCGGCGCGGCCACCGCCGCGGCGAAGAAGAAGGGCGTCAGCGCCTGGAACTTCAACGGGGTCACCGCCGCGATGTCCGACGCCAAGGTGGGCTGGTTCTACACCTGGGCCTCCGGCCGGGAACAGATCAACGCCCCGGCCGGTGTCGAGTTCGTGCCGATGATCTGGGGTCCGGGCTCGGTGACCGACGCGGAGCTGGACCGGGCGAAAAGCGAGGGCACGACCCTGCTCGGATTCAATGAGCCGGACATGGCCGGCCAGGCGAACATGACCGTGGAGCAGGCCCTCGACCTGTGGCCCCGGCTGCAGTCGACCGGTATGCGGCTCGGCGCCCCCGCCGTGGCCTACGGCGGCGACGTCGCCGGTGGCTGGCTCGACCGCTTCATGAAGGGCGCCGCGGACCGCGGCCACACAGTCGACTTCATCCCGTTGCACTGGTACGGCGCGGACTTCGACCCCACCCGCGCGACCGACCAGCTACGGAGCTATCTCCAGGCGACGTACGACCGCTACAAGAAGCCGATCTGGCTCACCGAATACGCGCTGATCGACTTCTCGACCGGTACGCCGAGGTATCCGACCCCGGACCAGCAGGCCGCCTTCGTGACCAAGTCCACCGCCATGCTCCAGGGGCTGTCCTTCGTCGAGCGGTACGCGTGGTTCACGCTGTCCGCCGATCGCGGCGGCACCGGTCTCTACAACGGCGCGACGCCCAACCAGGCGGGCGTCGCCTACCGCGCGGCCGGCTGA
- a CDS encoding fumarylacetoacetate hydrolase family protein: MTRIVRFADDAGTVRTGVADDTGGVRAFPGAPLIAELLRLSVAELRALVENTAAGPAAVHEPDVLPLPPLDGLMELWAAGVTYERSREARVEESTEQSVYERIYDAERPELFFKSPPWRVVTDGEPIAVRDDSELNVPEPELALVLNRYGETVGYLVADDVSSRSIEGENPLYLPQAKIYAGSAAVSSAIVPAWEIDVPDALDITMAVWRDGEAVYRASTSTAAFHRTPQGLVDHLWRSQPFPDGAVLSTGTGIVPALDFTLHAGDVVEISIEGVGTLRNPVRAQQSELDWLVEAINHPLTRRAHRSGFPE; this comes from the coding sequence ATGACACGCATCGTGCGCTTCGCCGACGACGCCGGGACCGTCCGGACCGGAGTGGCCGACGACACCGGCGGGGTACGGGCCTTCCCCGGAGCGCCGCTCATCGCCGAGCTGCTGCGGCTGTCCGTGGCGGAGCTGCGGGCCCTGGTGGAGAACACCGCCGCCGGACCGGCGGCCGTCCATGAGCCGGACGTCCTGCCGCTGCCACCGCTGGACGGGCTGATGGAGCTGTGGGCCGCGGGGGTGACGTATGAACGCTCGCGCGAGGCCAGGGTGGAGGAGAGCACCGAACAGTCGGTGTACGAGCGGATCTACGACGCCGAGCGCCCCGAGCTGTTCTTTAAATCGCCGCCCTGGCGGGTGGTGACCGACGGCGAGCCGATCGCCGTACGGGACGACTCCGAGCTGAACGTCCCCGAGCCCGAACTGGCGCTGGTGCTCAACCGGTACGGCGAGACCGTCGGCTATCTCGTCGCCGACGACGTCAGCTCACGGTCCATCGAGGGCGAGAACCCGCTCTACCTCCCCCAGGCCAAGATCTACGCCGGAAGCGCCGCCGTGTCCTCGGCCATCGTGCCCGCGTGGGAGATCGACGTGCCCGACGCGCTGGACATCACCATGGCGGTATGGCGCGACGGCGAGGCGGTCTACCGGGCGTCCACCTCCACCGCCGCGTTCCACCGCACCCCGCAGGGGCTGGTGGACCACTTGTGGCGCTCCCAGCCCTTCCCCGACGGAGCCGTGCTGTCCACCGGCACTGGCATCGTGCCCGCGCTCGACTTCACACTCCATGCCGGGGACGTCGTGGAGATCTCCATCGAAGGGGTCGGCACCCTGCGCAACCCGGTACGGGCCCAGCAGTCCGAGCTGGACTGGCTGGTGGAGGCCATCAACCATCCGCTGACCCGCCGTGCCCACCGCAGCGGCTTCCCGGAGTGA
- a CDS encoding thaumatin family protein, which yields MRKIMTALAAAAVAVLVALSPQSGTSAAATPGTGGDLPSRAAPAAAVDHTVTFVNDTGKTVWIGSDVNNDASKPLATLPTLEPGQSGTVTIPETAEPGHWRGKFFARQGCTGTSGSTFHCLVGDCGTFADHCERSEQPTSLAEFNFDTKDTLAPWYNVSYVNAFSQPVTIAPKNATGGGGCGTMGCSENLLPLCPPDNLTRGPDGKPMLCTSPDRDAKTPYSDMIAAHCPKAYGWSKQDQEPGNQVMQQCAQCSGFTVTFHSAA from the coding sequence ATGCGGAAAATCATGACCGCCCTGGCCGCCGCTGCCGTCGCGGTCCTGGTGGCACTGAGCCCCCAGTCCGGGACCAGCGCGGCCGCCACCCCCGGCACCGGCGGGGACCTGCCGTCCCGCGCCGCACCGGCCGCGGCGGTCGATCACACGGTCACATTCGTCAACGACACCGGGAAGACCGTATGGATCGGCAGTGATGTCAACAACGACGCATCCAAGCCACTCGCCACGTTACCCACCCTGGAGCCCGGACAGTCGGGCACGGTGACGATTCCCGAAACGGCGGAACCCGGCCACTGGCGTGGCAAGTTCTTCGCCCGTCAAGGGTGCACCGGGACATCGGGCAGCACTTTCCACTGCCTGGTGGGGGACTGCGGCACGTTCGCCGACCACTGCGAGCGGAGCGAGCAGCCCACCAGCCTCGCGGAGTTCAACTTCGACACCAAGGACACGCTCGCTCCCTGGTACAACGTCAGCTACGTCAACGCCTTTTCGCAGCCGGTCACCATCGCCCCGAAGAACGCCACGGGCGGCGGCGGATGCGGCACCATGGGCTGCTCGGAGAACCTGCTCCCGCTGTGTCCCCCCGACAATCTGACGCGCGGGCCGGACGGCAAGCCGATGCTGTGCACCAGCCCCGACCGGGACGCCAAGACGCCCTACAGCGACATGATCGCCGCCCATTGCCCCAAGGCTTACGGCTGGTCCAAGCAGGACCAGGAGCCGGGCAACCAGGTGATGCAGCAGTGCGCCCAGTGCAGCGGTTTCACCGTCACCTTCCACAGCGCCGCCTGA
- a CDS encoding septal ring lytic transglycosylase RlpA family protein: MRKGTLIGRVAAAAVALTAVLGVAPASTAATSDTPPAGENCWATHYGYIPPGAYTASGELFDNNADTAATSLSRDPQLPFGTRVKVTNVANNASLVVRVNDRGTFAWTPSVPKCLDLTDGAYARLGGVLNPDSGHIVVKEEIVP, encoded by the coding sequence ATGCGCAAGGGAACGCTGATCGGCCGGGTGGCGGCCGCCGCCGTCGCACTGACCGCCGTGCTGGGTGTCGCCCCGGCGAGCACCGCCGCGACCAGCGACACCCCGCCGGCCGGTGAGAACTGCTGGGCGACGCACTACGGCTACATACCCCCCGGCGCCTACACCGCCAGCGGCGAGCTCTTCGACAACAACGCGGACACCGCGGCGACTTCTCTGAGCCGCGATCCGCAGTTGCCGTTCGGGACCAGGGTGAAGGTCACCAACGTCGCGAACAACGCGTCGCTGGTCGTGCGCGTCAACGACCGTGGCACCTTCGCGTGGACCCCGTCGGTGCCCAAGTGTCTCGACCTGACCGACGGGGCGTACGCCCGGCTCGGCGGCGTGCTCAACCCGGATTCCGGCCACATTGTGGTCAAGGAGGAAATCGTGCCGTAA